From Paenibacillus graminis:
CCTGATTGCTGTCAGCCGAAATATTATGAAAATTTCTGTTCGAATAAGAGAAGGAACAGTCTCGGCGTCCCTTATTATGGGGAAATTAGGTTCTTACCTAGCCAAAACAGCTAGGAAAGCCATGAATGGACTGGCAAGAGCTATTTTCTCAGGAGAACAAGGAGAGCTTAGGGAACGAACCATACAGCATCAGCTTCAAAGAGCTAGTGCTTTAAAAATATAATTATAAATGCCATCCGTATCTGGACGGATTCCAATGGCAGGTTGACTGTCACATCTGCAGAAAATTCACTTATGGGGCAGCCCTGTATTTTAACGGTCCTGCAATGAAGGAGGCTGTTCTGCCCAGGATCGCTCATTGTTTAGCACATAAATTCCCAGCGCCTGCTCGAAGGAAAGGCCGTGATTGTAAAAAGCGAGTATCTTCGCAGCAAAGCGCATACACTTATCTGCACCGGGAGTCTGCAGCAGCTCAGCAGCCAGCCTCCGGAAGTCCTTCGGCTTATGTTCCGCAGCATCCACGGCATCCAGCAGCGCCTTGTGGCTTGGGAAAAGCATCCGGTTATACGCCAGGATCATCCTCCCGCTGTAGAACACCAGATTGCTGGCGGTGTGAGCAAGCAGATAGGCGTCATTCTTTTTGGCTGCCTCTTTGGCAAAATAGAAAGCGTACAGGAAGATCTGCGCACAAAAATCCCGCAGATTGCGATCCCGGTTCTCTTCAGGATAGACGGGAATCCGGGCGACCAGCTCACCCAGCTCCGGGATTCTGGAGAACAAAACCTCCGAACCGGTAAAAGCATACCTCGTCGGTTCATTGCCCCGCTCGGCTGCAAGCTCCAGAAACCGGAGGTTGATGACTTTTATATCGGCGTATCCGCCTTCATATGTGCTGACATCACGGTCCACATAGGACAGAGTGTTGTTCCGGTTATATTCTTCATAGGCCTCATCCGTTAACAGGAGATGAACATCTACATCGGAGGTTTCCTTCGCGGTTCCCTGGGCTACCGAACCACTGGTGATTACCGCCAGACAGGAAGGGTTCATTTCAAGCTTCCCCACCAGTTTTTTCAGAGTTTGTTTGTGATGGTCAAACATCTTTTACATCCTCTCTTTATGGACTCTTATCCCTTAGCGTACCGGTTGAACCGTGCATCGGCTATGGTCAATTCAGACATATCCGGCAGAATGGATGATTGACAAAAGGTTTATATGAATATATTGTAGATATATTATATCCGTGATTGAATTCGCCTTTCTATTATCCGGCAAACCTATGGTTGATAGGGAATAGCGAATTTTTTTGAAATTATCGAGGATATTAGGAGTCTTTGATGTATTTTATTAGATGCAGAGATAGGGTGGGATGTGGAATGAAAAGTAAACCTGGACTATTAGTTTCATCACTCGTAATCGCGAATTTTCTGGCACAGCTGATGCAGACGATGCTGAATACCGCGCTGCCGCGCATCATGCAGGATTTGGGAATCGACGAGAGCAGGGCGCAGTGGCTGGTCACTATTTATTTTCTGGTTGCAGGCATTACAGTGCCTGTTGCCGGGTTTTTGGTCGGAAGGTTCACTACAAGGGCATTATTTTTTACTTCTGCAGGCTCATTTGCTGCAGGAACACTGCTTGCCGCAATGTCGCCTGATTTTGGACTGATCCTCGCTGGACGGATGATACAGGGGATAGGGGCAGGCCTGCTGATGCCGCTTTTTCAAACTACGGTGCTTAGAGTTTTTCCCAAAGAGAGGATCGGTTCTGCCATGGGGCTGATCGGTCTGGTAATGGGGCTTGCTCCGGCTCTGGGGCCGACCCTGTCCGGTTTGGTTGTTCAGGAGCATTCCTGGCGGATTCTGTTTTACGCTTTGCTTCCCATCGTGGCTGCCAATTTACTGCTGGCTTCTTTCAGCCTGAAGAACGTCGGGGAACCCCATCAGGCGAAGCTGGATCTGCGGTCCATCCTTTATTCAACCGTTGGCTTTGCCGGCCTGATGTATGGAGTAAACCGGGCAGGAGAGCAGGGAAATTCACGGCTGATTACGTGGGCTTTCATCCTAGGGGGAATTATCATCATTGTCCTGTTTATCCACCGCCAACTTAAGCTGACGGTGCCGCTGCTGGATTTCAACTTATTCCGCAACCGGAGATTCACCCAGTCTACCATCATTGGGGTGCTTATGTTTATTGTCATGGCCGGTGTGGAGCTGCTGCTTCCGCTTTATGCCCAGAATGTCCGTGGACTGACTCCCAGAATGTCCGGTATGATGCTGCTGCCGGGGGCTGTCCTCTTGGGTGTGACCAGTATGATCTCCGGCAGGCTCTATGACCGGTATGGCATAAAGCTGATTATCCGGGGAGGCTTTTCCCTCATTTCTGTCATTACACTGCTTCTGACCCTTCTGTTGTCGGCAAATGCTTCGATGATTCTATTGGCTATTGTTTATGCGCTCCTTATGGTTGGCATCGGGTTCATCATGACACCGGTCACCGCTTTTGCCATGGCAAGCGTGCCCGTCCCGATGATTGCCCATGCCTCACCGATGACCATTACTATACGTTCCCTAAGCAGTTCAATGGGCGGAGTTATGCTGATTTCCATCATGGCTGCTTCAATGAACCATGCTTCAGTCCATTTTCCGGGGAATATTCTCCAGGGACTGCTCAACTCATTCTGGACATTGACCGGGATCGCAGCCATCGGGCTATACATTTCCTTTATTCTGAAAGAGCGTAAGGCAGGCCATTCATAATAACTATACAAATCTGTGTGGATGAACAAGAACAACTCCCACATCCATTTTTTGAATGTGGGAATTGTTTACATGCAATTACAGACAACAAGATTTATTCGTGCTACAATATGAATGAATTAAATATTATTCATTCATATTGATGGAGAATAATAATTTACCCCCCATTAGGAGGACTTAAATGAAAAAAGTTACGGCATTTCTCGGCACTCCACGTAAACAGGCAACGTATAAAGCGGTACGTGAATTTGAAAGGTATCTAAAAAAAGATGCTGAGATTGAATTTGAATATGTATTCTTAAAAGACTACCGGCTGGAATATTGCCTCGGCTGTAAGCTTTGTTTTGAGAAAGGTGAGGAACATTGTCCATTGAAGGATGACCGTGACTTGCTGCTGGAGAAGATGACAGCTTCGGACGGCGTTATTTTTGCTACTCCGGTGTATGCTTTCCAGGTAACCGCACCAATGAAGAATTTGTTGGACCGGCTCGCGTTTATATTCCACAGACCGCAGTTTTTTGGCAAATCGTTTACCGCAATCGTCTCACAAGGCATACTCGGTGGGGAGAAAATTGAGAAATACCTTCGCAGCATGGGAGAATACTATGGCTTTCAAGTTGTCAAGGGCTGTGTATTAAAGGCATTGGAGCCAACCGCAGCAGCTGTGGAGGCAAGAAACTCGCTCAAATTGGAGAAAGCGGCAGACCGGTTTCACAATGACCTCATGCGCACTTCTATACCTGCACCTTCTTTGTTCCGTCTGCTGTCATTCCGAATGGCACGATCAAGTATAAAAGAAATGCTGAATCCTGATTACCGCGATTACCGGCATTACGAAGAGAAAGGCTGGCTGGAGTCCGGCTACTATTATCCGGTATCCCTCGGGCTTATTAAAAATATATTCGGCCGCCTGTTTGATTTATTAGGAACACGTATGATAAAACGTCCTTAGCCGAACTCTGGGTGGGAGCGCACCCGGCCAAGCACAAACACCAAAATCAGCTGGTTTAATTTGAGTTTATAAATGGGGTGTATATTAGATTCAGCCTCAAGAACTATAAACTAAAATAAGGGAGTGTAATGATGTCAAACGTACTGTTTTTGAGTGTTTCGGCTCATGGTCATGTTAATCCAACCCTTGGACTCGTGCATGAATTAATTCAGCGGGGGGAAACGGTCACCTATTTCGGGTTCGAAGAATTCAGAGCGAAAATCGAACAAACTGGAGCTGTATTCAAGTCGTATAAAGAAAAGTTACTGCTCTTTCAAGACGGCTTTGGAAAAGCTAACGAAGAAGAGCAGGCAGCGGCAGCTGAGGATCTTCTGTCATTGCTGACGGATACCCTCCGGCCCGGCAAGCGGATTATTGAGGATGTATTGGACCAGATTCAAGGCCTGGAGTTTGATTATGTGATCTACACGGCCGCTTTTCCATTTGGAAATGCCATTGCCCAGATTCTCAAAATCCCTGCGGTTGCATCGATGGCTATCATAGCGACACCCGCAGAATTCATGCTTGCAGGCAAAGAGCCTGGGGACGAAGAACCTTCAGAATCCGCTAATCTGGACAGCTATCAGCAAATCGTACAGGAGTTGAAGGAAGCTTTCGATGTGGAGATGCCTTCGAACATACTGGACTGCTTCTATTGCAAAGGCGATATTAGTATCATTTATACCTCCAAAGCTTTCATTGCCCATCCCGAATACTACGATGACAGCTACAAGTTCATAGGCCCGCCTATTTTTGACAGACAAGAGAAGGTGGATTTTCCGTTTGAGCAATTGGAAGGAAAAACCGTCATCTATATTTCCATGGGAACCCGTGTGAGCACCATACCGGAATTATATGACCTTTTCTTCAAAAGCTTTGCCGATTTCGATGCCGTTGTGGTCATGACTGCTTATAACATGGACATTTCCCAATTCTCCATCCCTGATAACTTTATAGTCCGCAACTATGTTCCGCAACTGGAGGTGTTAAAATATACGGATGTAGCGGTTACTCATGCAGGAATGAACAGCACCAGTGACTTGTTGTACAGCAATGTGCCATTCGTTGCGATTCCGATTACGGCGGACCAGCCCTATATGGCCGCAAGAGCTCAAGATCTAGGGGCGGCTATCGCACTGGATGTCCTGACGCTTACCCCTCAATTGCTAAGAGCTTCCGTGAAGAAGGTTCTTGCCGATCCCGGCTACCGTGAGCATATCCATCAGATCAGTAAGTCCTTTAAAGAGGCAGGGGGTTATCCGAAAGCCGTTGATGAGATATTTAAATTAATAGAGGAAAACGGAAAACGTAAAGGTTCCTAAGCTTCCTCAACGTTATGCGGCTGCCACCGTTCTACACTGGACGGTGGCAGCCGTTATGTTCCTGGTATTAAGTCGCTTTCATCCACGATTTACTTCGTCAAATTTATCCCTGAACTTTAAGGTTCAATCCCATAAATCAGCTTCCCTTTATGATAGACCGTGATATGATCATTCGCAGCATAACTGGTGATGGCGGGTTGAAAAGAGTAATCATCAGCCTGATTGTAATTCGACCAATCCTTGTTGTGAATGCGGAACTGGATGTCTCCGGTTGTGCCCAAAGCTGCGAGCGAGCCTGCACCTGCCGTAAAACCGATCTCCGCATAGGTATCGGCACCTGCCGACGGCGTAGTCAAGGGGACGATTTCCGTCAGCAGTTTTTCTTTTCCTATTACCGCATAGTCAAACTCCACGGTCTGTTCCGTATTTCCATCCCTTGTATACCAATAACGTATCTTGAGTTCATGCAGCGGAATAGAAGCCCCGGACTCGTTCTTGAGCTGCAAGCTGGCCCGGATTGAATTGACAGCAGTCCCTGTTTCACCTGCGCGATAAAGTATTGCCGCTTGAGGGTCACCCGTACCTGGTCCTTCCCCGGGATCGCCAACAGGGATAAAGGTTACCGGCTTCATAATAAGGTCCAGCATGGCCTGCTTCGGCTCATTCCACGAGGTCCAGTCATCCAGCAATAGCCCTCCGGTATCCCCGCTATTCGGATTAAGACTCCAGTACGTCCAGTAGAGGTTATTCTGGCCGATGTAGCTTACGAGCGCATGTTGCCATTTTCCTTCCACCGAAAGGGTATCCACGCTGCGGCCGCCGAATTCCCCTGCAAGGATTGGGGCAATTTGTTCCTTGCTAATGTATCCCCAGGTATCATCCCACAGCTTGGGCAGATTGTTCGGGAAATCGGCAGCGCTGAACCAAGGCTGTGAAGCGACGCCAGGACCGTAATCATGCGGGGAATAGACCACCCGATCCGGTACTGTAAGCGTGACCGGATTATTGCGCACACCTGTCAGATTACCGCCCCACCAATAGCTGCTGGAGTTGCCCTGGACGTTGGTTTCGACGCCTTCGACTATAATCAGCCAGTTCGGATTCACGGCGAGAATCGCATTTCCTGCCCGTTCGCTGGCCAGCCGCCAGTCTGTGGCAAGATTACCTGACCCCCAGCTTGCCGTACCGTGCGGTTCATTATGCAGATCGGCTCCAATGACCGTAGGATTATCTGCGTAACGCTGAGCAAGCATCACCCAGTCACTGATCCAGCGGGTTTCGGGATAGGCCGCAGTGTACCACAGCGTGGATTGTCCGCCAGAATCCGGCCGGTGCCGGTCGAGGAAGATCCGTATGCCGCGCTTTCCGGCTTTTTCAATCAGTTTATCCATGATCTGAACGGGCTTCAGACCGGCAAGATCGGGATTTTTGGCATAATCAATACTATTGGCAGCAGAGCCTGAATCGAACATTTGGTTGCAGTAAGGCAGCCGGATCAGGTTATAGCCTTCCGCTTTGATTTGATCGAGCACATCATCCATTGAACGGGTCCACAACCCGTGTGGAGAGTAATTCGCGGTTTCGAAGCCAAACCAATTAAGTCCGTTGAATACGGCAGGACTGCCTGACGAATCCACGATTCTGCTGCCTGAGGTATGATAATAGCCTGCTGCATCTTGAGCCTTCACTTCATAACCCGGATACGAATAAGCACCTGCCAGCAATACAAAAGCAACGAACAATACTCCCAGTTTCCTGAACCCAAACGACATTCATTTTCCTCCTCTTAGTGATTTCAATGAGGTCAGACTTTATAGCATACGAGCAGGATGTTAACGTATTCGTATGAGACAGGCTGCAAATATGGAGAATCGGGGTATTTTCGAATTAAAAATTCCTCCTCCTTGAGCAGTTTCACCATGCGGCTGGCAGACAGTTTCACAGATGCAAAGGGTGGAGTACATCCGATTCGCGGAGACAACGATTATTCAAGCCGCACCCTATCAGATGAGAGTACTATTGAAGGTTACGCGGTCAGTTTTGGTAAAGAAGCCCAGGACTATCCCCAGCCGCTTACAATTGCAATCGAACGGTATTGGAATCCGATCCTGGAGTCTCAAACCTTGGAACTGCACGCCAAATAAACGGCCTTAGCTGAAAGATAACTTTTTGTGCGGCAAGGAACTTCTCTCTCTTAATTTATGGCTGGAATGTGACGATAATAATCTAAAACATGCATGAATTAGGAGAGCGACATCATGGACAATTTGAATGCTTTAGTGTTAGCTGCACCATTCTTCAAACAAATACACTCCCAGGATATTATGATTGGAATTACAGACAAGGAAATATTCCATTATTATGCGCCCAGCAAGGTGCTGGATTTCGGACTGACCAAAGGAAGCCCTGTCCCTCCGGATGACCCTTCCTTGAGCAATGCACTCGCTGGACGCGCTACGACCAACCGCTTGTCGCCCGAGCTCTATGGAGCAACAGTCATTTCCTCGGCAGTACCGGTTTATGATGCTGCCGGGGAAATTATCGGCGCATTTGCAATTGCCTACACCCTGGAAAATGAGGATAAAATGGAGCAGTTGACAGGCAGCATTGAACGGATTAGCGGCCAGCTGGTTGATATGGTCCAGAATGTCGCTGCCCAGTCCGAAGAGCTGTCGGCTACCACAGCCCAGATTCTTGATAATTCACGTAAAACGGTAGAAGAGTCCAATCAGGTAAGCAAGGTGGCAGGCTTCATCCGGGAAATCTCCGAACAGACGAATCTTCTCGGCTTGAATGCGGCTATTGAAGCAGCGCGTGTGGGACAGGAAGGCGCAGGCTTTGGTGTAGTGGCTACGGAAGTGCGCAAATTGTCCGTACATACCAAGGAAGCGACAAAATCAATCGAAGATTCGTTGAACACAGTCCAGCGCTCGATCCGCCAGATGGAAAAAGAAATCGAAGCCATTGCCGCGTCTTCCTCCGAGCAGGCTGAGCTGGTCACCGAGTTCAGTGATGTCATAGAACGGTTGAATCAGACCAGCGGGGAGATGGCCAAATTCATCAATTCCATTATTCAATAAACCCATATCCCATGAAAAAATCCGCAGACAGGACGCGACCGTCCTTGTTCTGCGGATTTTTTCATTCTGCCTAGACCTCAATGATGATAGGAAGAATCATCGGTCTGCGTTTCGTGCGTTCGTATAGGAACTTACCCAGCGTTTCCTTGATCGTTTCCTTGATGATATTCCATTGGCCCAGGTCAGCCGGGCTCATCTTCTGCAGGGTCGAGGTAATCAGCTGGTTGATCTCTTCCATCAGCGTGTCGGAGTTGCGCACATATACAAATCCCCGGGAAATGGTATCCGGATCGCTCAGAATTCTTCCGTCATTTTGGCTTAAGGTAATCACTGTAATCAGAATTCCGTCAGCAGACAGCTGCCTGCGGTCACGAAGTACAACATTGCCGATATCACCAATGCCGAGTCCATCCACGAAGATTTGTCCGGCCGTAATCCGGCCGCTTTGGCGGACATTCCCGGCGTTCGATTCCACAATATCCCCATTCTTCAAGATAAAGATGTTCTCATTCTTGACCCCTACAGCTTCGGCCAGCATGGAGTGATGGTGAAGCATCCGGTATTCCCCGTGAATCGGGATGAAGTATTCAGGCTTCATCAAGGTGAGCATCAGCTTCAGCTCCTCTTGACTGCCATGCCCCGATACATGAAGCTCACTGCGGGAACCGTAGATTACCCGTGCCCCGAGCATATACAGATTGTCCACAATTCTGGAAACGTTGCGCTCATTGCCTGGAATCGGATTTGCCGCAAGCAGAACCGTATCTCCGGCGCTGATCTCAAGCAGTCTGTGACTGGAATTCGCCAGCCGGGACAATGCGGCCATGGGTTCGCCCTGGCTGCCGGTGCATAATATGGCTATCTTGCCGCGCTCCATTTTGCCCGCTTCTGCTGGTTCAACCAGCATGCCTTCGGGAATGTTCAGATAGCCCAGTTCCTGGGCAACGCCGACAACATTGACCATGCTTCTGCCCAGCAAGGCGAGCTTACGGCCCGTATGCCCGGCAGCGTCCACGATTTGCTGCAGACGGTGCACATTCGACGCAAAGGTGGAGATAAAAATCCTGTTCTCCGCCTTAAGAAAGGCTTCCTCCAGATGGGCGCCTACAAGCCTTTCAGAAGGGGTGAAGCCGGGCCGCTCGGCATTCGTGCTCTCGGACAACAGAAACCGGACTCCTTTTTCACCGATCGCCGCCATTTTATGTATATCGGGATACTGCTTGTTGACTGGGGTCATATCGAACTTGAAATCGCCGGTATGAACCACAGTCCCTTCAGGCGTATCGAATACAATACCTAGGCAATCCGGTATGCTGTGGTTTGTTCTGAAAAAGGTGATCTCAATAGAGCCGAAATTCAGCGTAGACTCTGTATCGATGCAATGCAGCTGGGTCTGGCGCAACAGCCCATGCTCCTTCAGTTTAGTCTCAATTAAACCGAGGGTCAGGCGGGAGGCATATACCGGAATGTTAAGCTGTTTGAGAAAATAGGGAATTCCCCCAATGTGATCTTCATGTCCATGTGTCACTACAAGAGCTCTGACTTTGTCTATATTGCTGAGCAAGTAGGAAATATCAGGAATGATAAGGTCAATACCCAGTAAACTCTCGTCCGGAAATTTGGATCCGCAATCTATAACGATGATGTCATCGGCATATTGCAGAAGATACATATTTTTGCCAATTTCATACACCCCTCCCAAAGCTGCAATCCACAGACGCTCACCTGTCATCTTCATGCTCATTCCTCCTTTTTTTGATTACGCATATTATGCATATCACAACAAGAGTTTATCCAGAGAGAAGTGAATTCATATGCTGGAGGAGCTGGATTTGGATGTCCTGATTCCTCCTGCAGGGGTTGAAGCGTAACCAACTCTCTATAGCCCCTGGAAGGCCCGCCTAAAGCGGGTCTTTGTGTAGTTCTTTCAAACATTATCCATTTCAGTGTTAGTAACCTACTATTATAGTTTAAGTAAGTGACGTAACAACTTTTTCCAAGACCTGATCGGATTTGCAAAATACGAGCGGAACAGGGGATTTTCCAGTTTGACAACCTGTATATACAAGTGTAAAATCCATACTTGTATATACAGGTTGTTTGAATAGATAAATAGATACCGCATACAGGGAGGGACTTTCACATGGAAAAAACGCCGCATGCAGACTGGTGGCGGAAGTCGACGGTATATCAGGTTTATCCCAAGAGCTTCAAGGACAGCACCGGCAGCGGGACAGGAGACATCCAGGGATTAACCGGCAAGCTTGACTATTTGCAGGACCTGGGAATTGATATTGTCTGGCTGCAGCCGGTTTATGTATCTCCACAAAATGATAACGGTTACGATGTCGCCGATTACCGGCAAATTGACCCCGCCTTTGGAACCATGGAGGATTTTGAGGAATTGATCCGGGAACTGAAGAAACGCGGCATGCATCTGATGACCGATGTCGTAGTTAATCATTCTTCTACAGAGCATCCATGGTTTCAGGAGGCCAGGAAATCCAAGGACAATCCTTACAGAGATTATTACATCTGGCGGGACCCTGCACCGGGCGGAGGGTTACCCAATAACTGGCAGTCCAAGTTCGGCGGACCGGCATGGCAATTCGATGAGACCACCGGCCAGTATTTCCTCACCCTGTTTGACAAGACACAAGCAGACCTAAACTGGGAAAATGAGCGGGTTAGACAGGAAGTCGCTGACCTGATGATTTTTTGGGCGGACAAAGGGGTCAGCGGTTTCCGGATGGACGTTATCAATCTGATCTCCAAAGATCAGAGCTTCCCTGATGATGACCCAGCCGCCACACCAGGCGATGGGCGAAAGTTCTATACCGATGGCCCGCGTGTCCATGAATACATCAAAGAACTGTATGCGAAGGTTTTCGGTCCTTACAATCTGGTGACCGTAGGCGAGATGTCCTCAACTACCCTGGAGCACTGCATCCGTTATTCCAAACCTGAGGAACGGGAGTTTTCCATGACCTTCAACTTCCATCACCTTAAGGTCGATTATAAAAACGGACAGAAGTGGGAACTGAAACCATACGATTTTACCGAGTTGAAAGAGCTGTTTACCCAGTGGCAAACCGGAATGCAGCAGGCCGGGGGCTGGAATGCCCTCTTTTGGAATAATCATGACCAGCCGCGTGCCTTATCCCGCTTCGCAGATGACGGGGAATACCGCACACAGAGCGCCAAGATGCTGGCTACAACACTCCATGGCATGCAGGGCACGCCTTATGTATACCAGGGGGAAGAGCTGGGAATGCCCAATCCCGACTGGCACGATATCCGGGAATTCAATGACATTGAATCGAAGAATATGTACCGGATTCTGCAGGGGCGGGGGCTGACAGAGGAGCAGGCGCTGGAAATTATACGTGAACGCTCCCGTGATAATTCACGGACACCGATGCAGTGGGATGCTTCAGAACATGCCGGTTTTACCAGCGGGACTCCCTGGCTCAAAGTGGACAGACGTTATAGAGAAATCAATGTCCAGTCCGAGCAAGCTGATCCAGACTCGATTCTTAACCATTACAAGCAGTTAATTCGTCTGCGGAAGCAAGAACCAGTCATTACGGACGGGCTTTTTAAAAGATTGGATGAACAGCACCCGCAGATTTTTGCCTATGCAAGAATTTGGGATACGGGGACACTTATTGTAGTATCCAACTTCAGCGGTACACCCACCGGCTTTACTTTTGCAGAAGAATTCTGGTCGAGCTGTGTCGACATCCAAGCGGCAGAACTGCTGATTGGCAATACAGCGCATACACCCGTGTGGGGCCGGTCACTTGAGATCCCGCCATACGGCTCTTATATGTGGATTATCCGCTAAAACAACAACGAAATAAGGGGGAGCAGATATGGCTATTAACAGACAGAATGTAGAAGAGATCGTAAAGGCCGTCGGAGGAAAAGAAAATATTGAAGCCGCTACTCACTGTGTAACACGGCTGCGCTTTGCCTTGAATGACGAGAGCCAAGTGGATACAGACGCACTGGAGAAGAACGACCTGGTCAAAGGCCATTTCTCATCTCAAGGTCAATTCCAGGTAATTATCGGTCCGGGGCTTGTGGACAAGGTATACGACGAAATGATCAGCATCACCGGAGGGAGCAGGGCAACTAAGGACGAAGTGAAAACGGCGGCCAGCAAAAAGCAGAACCCGCTGCAGCAGGCGATTAAGACGCTGGCCGATATTTTCATTCCGATTCTGCCAGCCATCGTGATGGCGGGTCTGTTGCTTGGGGTTAATAACATCCTTACGGGTCCTGGCATTTTCTTCGACAGCAAGTCTCTCGTGGAGGTCTATCCGCAGTGGAAGGATTTTGCCTCCATTATTAATACGATTGCCAGCACAGCCTTCACATTCCTTCCGGCTCTAATTGGCTGGTCAGCGGTAACACGTTTCGGAGGCAGTCCGCTGCTGGGGATCGTTCTCGGACTTATTCTCGTTCATCCTGATTTGCTTAGCGCATATGGTTATGCGGATGCCAAAGTTGAAGGCACCGTTCCAGTATGGAATCTGTTCGGCTGGCATGTCAACAAAATCGGCTATCAGGGACAGGTACTGCCCGTCCTGGTCTCCGCCTATTTGCTCGCCCGTCTGGAGCGGTGGCTAAATAAAAAGGTCCCTGACTCCTTCAAGCTGCTGATTGTAGCGCCAGTGGCCCTGCTGATTACTGGATTTCTGGCCTTCACAGTTATCGGACCCATCACCTTCGTCATTGCCAATGCAATTACTTCCGGACTGGTCAGCATCTTTGGCGGATTCCCGGCACTGGGAGGATTGATCTATGGGGGACTGTACGCGCTCCTGGTTATTACAGGGATGCATCATACCTTCCTGGCTGTCGATATCCAGCTAATCGGTTCGGAAGGAGGGACCTTCCTGTGGCCGATGCTGGCATTATCGAACATTGCCCAAGGGGCTGCCGCACTCGGGATGATGTTTGTAGCCAAACAGGAAAAAACTAAGGGGCTGGCTGTCACTTCCTCCATCTCCGCTTTT
This genomic window contains:
- a CDS encoding nucleotidyltransferase domain-containing protein, yielding MFDHHKQTLKKLVGKLEMNPSCLAVITSGSVAQGTAKETSDVDVHLLLTDEAYEEYNRNNTLSYVDRDVSTYEGGYADIKVINLRFLELAAERGNEPTRYAFTGSEVLFSRIPELGELVARIPVYPEENRDRNLRDFCAQIFLYAFYFAKEAAKKNDAYLLAHTASNLVFYSGRMILAYNRMLFPSHKALLDAVDAAEHKPKDFRRLAAELLQTPGADKCMRFAAKILAFYNHGLSFEQALGIYVLNNERSWAEQPPSLQDR
- a CDS encoding cellulase family glycosylhydrolase, coding for MSFGFRKLGVLFVAFVLLAGAYSYPGYEVKAQDAAGYYHTSGSRIVDSSGSPAVFNGLNWFGFETANYSPHGLWTRSMDDVLDQIKAEGYNLIRLPYCNQMFDSGSAANSIDYAKNPDLAGLKPVQIMDKLIEKAGKRGIRIFLDRHRPDSGGQSTLWYTAAYPETRWISDWVMLAQRYADNPTVIGADLHNEPHGTASWGSGNLATDWRLASERAGNAILAVNPNWLIIVEGVETNVQGNSSSYWWGGNLTGVRNNPVTLTVPDRVVYSPHDYGPGVASQPWFSAADFPNNLPKLWDDTWGYISKEQIAPILAGEFGGRSVDTLSVEGKWQHALVSYIGQNNLYWTYWSLNPNSGDTGGLLLDDWTSWNEPKQAMLDLIMKPVTFIPVGDPGEGPGTGDPQAAILYRAGETGTAVNSIRASLQLKNESGASIPLHELKIRYWYTRDGNTEQTVEFDYAVIGKEKLLTEIVPLTTPSAGADTYAEIGFTAGAGSLAALGTTGDIQFRIHNKDWSNYNQADDYSFQPAITSYAANDHITVYHKGKLIYGIEP
- a CDS encoding DHA2 family efflux MFS transporter permease subunit, with the translated sequence MKSKPGLLVSSLVIANFLAQLMQTMLNTALPRIMQDLGIDESRAQWLVTIYFLVAGITVPVAGFLVGRFTTRALFFTSAGSFAAGTLLAAMSPDFGLILAGRMIQGIGAGLLMPLFQTTVLRVFPKERIGSAMGLIGLVMGLAPALGPTLSGLVVQEHSWRILFYALLPIVAANLLLASFSLKNVGEPHQAKLDLRSILYSTVGFAGLMYGVNRAGEQGNSRLITWAFILGGIIIIVLFIHRQLKLTVPLLDFNLFRNRRFTQSTIIGVLMFIVMAGVELLLPLYAQNVRGLTPRMSGMMLLPGAVLLGVTSMISGRLYDRYGIKLIIRGGFSLISVITLLLTLLLSANASMILLAIVYALLMVGIGFIMTPVTAFAMASVPVPMIAHASPMTITIRSLSSSMGGVMLISIMAASMNHASVHFPGNILQGLLNSFWTLTGIAAIGLYISFILKERKAGHS
- a CDS encoding macrolide family glycosyltransferase codes for the protein MMSNVLFLSVSAHGHVNPTLGLVHELIQRGETVTYFGFEEFRAKIEQTGAVFKSYKEKLLLFQDGFGKANEEEQAAAAEDLLSLLTDTLRPGKRIIEDVLDQIQGLEFDYVIYTAAFPFGNAIAQILKIPAVASMAIIATPAEFMLAGKEPGDEEPSESANLDSYQQIVQELKEAFDVEMPSNILDCFYCKGDISIIYTSKAFIAHPEYYDDSYKFIGPPIFDRQEKVDFPFEQLEGKTVIYISMGTRVSTIPELYDLFFKSFADFDAVVVMTAYNMDISQFSIPDNFIVRNYVPQLEVLKYTDVAVTHAGMNSTSDLLYSNVPFVAIPITADQPYMAARAQDLGAAIALDVLTLTPQLLRASVKKVLADPGYREHIHQISKSFKEAGGYPKAVDEIFKLIEENGKRKGS
- a CDS encoding methyl-accepting chemotaxis protein; this translates as MDNLNALVLAAPFFKQIHSQDIMIGITDKEIFHYYAPSKVLDFGLTKGSPVPPDDPSLSNALAGRATTNRLSPELYGATVISSAVPVYDAAGEIIGAFAIAYTLENEDKMEQLTGSIERISGQLVDMVQNVAAQSEELSATTAQILDNSRKTVEESNQVSKVAGFIREISEQTNLLGLNAAIEAARVGQEGAGFGVVATEVRKLSVHTKEATKSIEDSLNTVQRSIRQMEKEIEAIAASSSEQAELVTEFSDVIERLNQTSGEMAKFINSIIQ
- a CDS encoding NAD(P)H-dependent oxidoreductase; translation: MKKVTAFLGTPRKQATYKAVREFERYLKKDAEIEFEYVFLKDYRLEYCLGCKLCFEKGEEHCPLKDDRDLLLEKMTASDGVIFATPVYAFQVTAPMKNLLDRLAFIFHRPQFFGKSFTAIVSQGILGGEKIEKYLRSMGEYYGFQVVKGCVLKALEPTAAAVEARNSLKLEKAADRFHNDLMRTSIPAPSLFRLLSFRMARSSIKEMLNPDYRDYRHYEEKGWLESGYYYPVSLGLIKNIFGRLFDLLGTRMIKRP